A region from the Acidobacteriota bacterium genome encodes:
- a CDS encoding signal peptidase II, with translation AAGNLHDRLTYGYVTDFIDVFYGSYHWPTFNLADSAITIGIGLFLIEILTQEPDPAGSGPLTES, from the coding sequence GCGCCGCCGGCAATCTCCACGACCGCCTCACATACGGCTACGTAACCGACTTCATCGATGTGTTCTACGGGAGCTATCATTGGCCGACCTTCAATCTGGCCGATTCCGCCATCACCATCGGAATCGGTCTGTTTCTGATTGAGATTCTGACCCAGGAACCCGACCCCGCGGGAAGTGGCCCATTGACGGAATCCTGA